One Brassica napus cultivar Da-Ae chromosome C2, Da-Ae, whole genome shotgun sequence DNA window includes the following coding sequences:
- the LOC125581414 gene encoding aspartyl protease family protein At5g10770-like — protein MSSARNVLNIIIIICVCFNWGSANGAQKRESGEILTHTIELSSLFPSSSSPCVLSTRASNTKSSLHVTHRHGTCSSLTSDKATTSPDHAEILRLDQARVNSIHSKLSKKLTDRVRQSKSTALPAKDGSIFGSGNYVVSVGIGTPKRDQSLIFDTGSDLTWIQCEPCVQTCYSQKEPIFNPSSSSSYYNVSCSSAACTSLSSATGNSGSCSASTCVYGIQYGDQSFSVGFLAKEKFTLTTSNVFDGVYFGCGENNQGLFTGVAGLLGLGRDKLSFPSQTATTYNKIFSYCLPSSASYTGHLTFGTAGISRSVKFTPISTITEGTSFYGLDIVGITVGGQKLAIAPTVFSTPGALIDSGTVITRLPPKAYAALKDAFKAKMSQYPSASGVSILDTCFDLSGLKTVTIPKVAFSFSGGAVVELGSTGVLYAFKMSQVCLAFAGNSDDTNAAIFGNVQQQTLEVVYDGAGGRVGFAPNGCS, from the exons ATGAGCTCTGCTAGGAATGTATTGAATATCATAATAATCATTTGTGTATGTTTCAACTGGGGTAGTGCTAATGGAGCTCAAAAACGAGAGAGTGGAGAGATTTTAACTCATACTATAGAACTAAGCTCTCTCTTcccttcatcatcatcaccttgTGTTCTTTCCACCAGAG CGTCTAATACAAAGTCCTCACTGCACGTGACGCACAGGCACGGCACGTGCTCGTCTTTAACCAGTGACAAGGCCACGACGAGTCCAGACCATGCAGAGATCCTCAGACTCGACCAAGCGCGCGTAAACTCAATCCACTCAAAACTGTCCAAGAAGCTCACAGACAGAGTTAGACAAAGCAAGTCAACGGCTCTACCGGCTAAAGACGGGAGCATCTTCGGATCAGGAAACTACGTCGTTTCGGTCGGAATCGGAACACCGAAACGCGACCAGTCTCTCATCTTCGACACAGGAAGCGATCTGACGTGGATTCAATGCGAGCCGTGCGTTCAAACATGCTATTCTCAAAAGGAACCAATCTTTAACCCGTCCTCGTCTTCCTCGTACTACAACGTCTCGTGCTCTTCGGCCGCGTGTACTTCTCTCTCTTCAGCTACAG GTAACTCTGGAAGCTGCTCAGCTTCGACGTGCGTCTACGGTATTCAATACGGCGATCAATCCTTCTCCGTCGGGTTTCTCGCGAAGGAGAAGTTCACGCTAACGACCTCCAACGTATTCGACGGCGTTTACTTCGGATGCGGCGAGAACAACCAAGGACTCTTCACCGGCGTCGCCGGACTTCTCGGACTCGGCCGTGACAAGCTCTCCTTCCCGTCGCAGACTGCAACAACATACAACAAGATCTTCTCCTACTGCCTCCCTTCCTCCGCCAGCTACACCGGCCATCTCACCTTCGGAACCGCCGGAATCTCCAGATCCGTCAAGTTCACTCCGATCTCCACCATCACCGAAGGCACGTCCTTCTACGGCCTCGACATCGTCGGGATCACCGTCGGAGGTCAGAAGCTAGCGATCGCTCCCACCGTGTTCTCAACTCCGGGGGCTTTGATCGACTCCGGAACCGTCATCACTCGTCTCCCGCCGAAGGCTTACGCGGCGCTGAAAGACGCGTTCAAGGCGAAGATGAGTCAGTATCCGAGCGCGTCGGGGGTCTCGATCTTGGACACGTGTTTCGATCTCAGCGGGTTAAAAACGGTTACGATTCCGAAAGTGGCGTTTTCTTTCAGCGGCGGCGCGGTTGTGGAGCTTGGATCGACGGGGGTTCTATACGCGTTTAAGATGTCGCAGGTTTGTTTGGCGTTTGCGGGGAATAGCGATGACACTAACGCTGCCATCTTTGGGAACGTTCAGCAGCAAACGCTGGAAGTTGTGTACGATGGTGCGGGCGGGCGGGTCGGGTTTGCTCCAAATGGGTGTAGTTAA
- the LOC125581413 gene encoding aspartyl protease family protein At5g10770-like, which yields MSFARNLLNIIILLCVYLNRGFTEGAQERESGRVDYHTIQLSSLSPSSSCVPSSKEYDTKSSLRVVHKHGACSPLRSGKAVKLDRADILRRDQARVDSIHSKLTNNLEDRLTQTGLPVKDESKSKEDLGSGSYIVTIGIGTPTHNQPLIIDTGSDLTWTKCRQCGRSRRYISLACNSKNKDIFNPSSSTSFNTVSSTSRVCSDDIRSTDIPCSASRCCYSIDYNDNSSSEGYLAEDKFTVTTADVFSGIHFGCSEKEANINDNTAGLLGLSSHVLSFPSQTANKYNNIFSYCFPSPDRTGHLTFGSTGISSSVKYTPIKSLPKTHLYGLDIVSITVGGKKLEIPSTVFSHPRAIIDSGTVITRLPPKAYAALRGAFKENMKNYTTASAVELLDTCYDPKGFDTMSVPKVSFSFGGGTTVELGLNGILYPLNASHVCLAFAGNGNDGDLAIFGSVQQMTLQVVYDRAGGRIGFAQNGCS from the exons ATGAGCTTTGCTAGGAATCTGTTGAATATCATAATACTCCTCTGTGTATATCTCAACAGGGGTTTTACAGAGGGAGctcaagaaagagagagtggaAGAGTTGATTATCATACAATCCAGCTCAGCTCTCTTTCTCCTTCATCCTCTTGTGTTCCTTCTTCAAAAG AATATGATACCAAGTCGTCGCTGCGCGTGGTGCACAAGCACGGCGCGTGCTCGCCTCTCAGGAGCGGCAAAGCTGTTAAACTCGACCGTGCAGACATCCTCAGACGCGACCAAGCACGAGTGGACTCTATCCACTCAAAGCTGACAAATAATTTGGAAGACCGACTTACACAAACCGGTTTACCGGTTAAGGACGAGAGCAAGAGCAAGGAAGATCTCGGTTCGGGGAGCTACATCGTGACAATCGGAATCGGAACACCTACACACAACCAGCCACTGATCATAGACACTGGCAGCGATTTGACGTGGACAAAGTGCAGGCAATGCGGTAGATCCCGTAGATATATAAGTTTAGCTTGCAACTCTAAAAACAAAGACATCTTTAATCCTTCATCGTCTACTTCCTTCAACACAGTATCATCTACATCTCGAGTGTGTAGTGATGATATCAGATCCACAG ATATTCCCTGTTCGGCGTCTCGTTGCTGCTACAGCATCGACTACAATGATAACTCGTCTTCCGAGGGATACCTCGCCGAGGATAAATTCACCGTAACGACCGCTGATGTCTTCTCCGGCATTCACTTTGGCTGCAGTGAAAAAGAGGCTAACATTAACGACAACACTGCTGGACTACTCGGCCTTAGCAGCCACGTACTCTCATTTCCTTCGCAGACAGCGAACAAGTACAATAATATATTCTCTTATTGTTTCCCTTCTCCCGACAGAACCGGCCATCTCACCTTCGGATCCACTGGAATCTCTAGTTCCGTCAAGTACACGCCGATCAAATCCTTACCAAAAACGCACTTATATGGTCTTGATATAGTAAGCATCACCGTGGGAGGTAAGAAACTGGAGATTCCATCAACCGTGTTCTCACACCCTCGTGCTATAATCGACTCCGGCACTGTGATCACTCGCCTCCCTCCCAAGGCCTATGCAGCATTGCGAGGCGCGTTTAAGGAAAACATGAAGAACTACACGACTGCATCCGCGGTAGAACTCTTGGACACGTGTTACGATCCCAAAGGTTTCGACACGATGTCTGTCCCGAAAGTTTCGTTCTCCTTCGGAGGCGGCACCACCGTGGAACTTGGCTTAAATGGGATTTTGTATCCGTTGAATGCATCGCATGTTTGCTTGGCGTTTGCAGGCAATGGCAACGATGGTGACTTAGCCATCTTTGGGAGCGTCCAGCAAATGACGCTACAAGTTGTGTATGATAGGGCGGGTGGACGGATAGGTTTTGCTCAGAATGGTTGTAGTTAA
- the LOC111202789 gene encoding AAA-ATPase At3g28600, whose product MMMGGTMGSSMASLFFLWATFQQMFPDHLKIAIKEFFLSTLQQVSFVQRFSDHIINFFSPYVVISFPEYEEYRFNHAFAAIDTYLGAKAIDKAHKLKASQVKESKGLVLKRDEAKVRDVYQGVHVWWELVTTGTDHDGDRTHKLTFHRRGLEIVTGSYINYVVEEGISIEATTKKMKLFTNNPSLNWDTTSKKSLWRRIDFEHPASFQTLAMDPWKKEEVLSDLEAFRNGKEYYKKIGKAWKRGYLLYGPPGTGKTTMIAAIANHLNYNIYDLELTAIKSNSELRKLLTATSSKSIIVIEDIDCSLDLTTGERKRDGDDLSSKKDSEKKEQSESRVTLSGLLNFIDGIWSACGQERIIIFTTNHMEKLDPALIRRGRMDMHIELSYCSFEAFKVLAKNYLDVDSHPLFGEVESLLKDTNVAPADVAEKLMAKNQRIEVDGCLEDLVQSLERKMKEQRGQDED is encoded by the coding sequence ATGATGATGGGAGGTACGATGGGTTCGAGCATGGCAAGTTTGTTCTTCCTCTGGGCAACTTTTCAGCAAATGTTCCCTGATCACCTCAAGATCGCAATCAAAGAGTTCTTTTTGTCTACACTCCAACAAGTCTCTTTTGTCCAAAGATTCTCCGACcacatcatcaacttcttctcTCCTTACGTTGTCATCAGCTTCCCAGAGTACGAAGAGTACCGTTTCAACCACGCTTTCGCCGCCATCGACACTTACCTTGGCGCCAAAGCAATCGACAAAGCCCATAAGCTCAAGGCGAGTCAGGTCAAAGAGAGCAAAGGTCTAGTTTTAAAACGCGACGAGGCTAAAGTCAGAGATGTGTACCAAGGAGTACACGTCTGGTGGGAGCTTGTGACGACTGGTACTGATCACGATGGAGACAGAACACATAAGCTCACTTTCCATAGACGTGGGTTGGAGATAGTAACCGGATCTTACATTAACTACGTGGTGGAAGAAGGGATATCCATCGAGGCCACGACCAAGAAGATGAAGCTGTTCACGAATAACCCTAGTCTCAACTGGGATACCACTAGCAAGAAAAGCTTGTGGAGACGCATTGATTTTGAGCACCCGGCGAGTTTCCAGACATTAGCTATGGATCCttggaagaaagaagaagttcTGAGCGATCTCGAGGCCTTCAGAAATGGGAAAGAGTATTACAAGAAGATTGGGAAAGCTTGGAAGAGGGGTTACCTATTGTACGGACCACCAGGGACCGGTAAAACCACGATGATCGCAGCTATAGCAAACCATTTGAACTATAACATCTATGATCTCGAACTCACGGCTATTAAAAGCAACTCAGAGTTGAGGAAGCTCCTCACCGCGACATCAAGCAAGTCGATTATCGTGATCGAAGACATTGATTGCTCTTTAGACCTAACAACgggagaaagaaagagagatggTGATGACTTGAGCAGCAAGAAAGATAGTGAAAAGAAGGAACAAAGCGAGAGCAGAGTCACGCTCTCGGGGCTTTTGAATTTTATAGATGGTATATGGTCGGCTTGTGGTCAAGAGAGGATTATCATATTCACGACGAATCATATGGAGAAACTAGACCCGGCTTTGATCAGGAGAGGGAGAATGGATATGCATATTGAGTTGTCTTATTGTAGCTTCGAGGCGTTCAAGGTTCTTGCAAAGAACTACTTGGATGTTGATTCTCATCCTCTGTTTGGTGAAGTTGAGTCTTTGCTTAAGGATACAAATGTCGCTCCAGCTGATGTCGCGGAGAAACTGATGGCCAAGAATCAAAGAATAGAAGTAGACGGGTGCCTTGAAGACTTGGTTCAGAGTTTGGAGAGGAAGATGAAGGAACAGAGAGGTCAAGATGAAGATTAG
- the LOC111202788 gene encoding uncharacterized protein At1g32220, chloroplastic-like: protein MRTIVSRLIRFKSSFAQTRFVSASYGGGGRYLSTDSNKIDEPFSVEEAETVHVPPPPTEKLLVLGGNGFVGSHVCKEALDRGLSVSSLSRSGKSSLQESWASRVTWHQGNLLSSDSLKDALDGVTSVISCVGGFGSNSYMYKINGTANINAIRAASEKGVKRFVYISAADFGLANYLLSGYYEGKRAAETELLTRFAYGGIVLRPGFIYGTRSVGSMKIPLGVFGSPMEMVLQQAKPLNQLPLVGPLFTPPVNVESVAKVAVRAATDPVFPPGIVDVHGIQRYSQQKSR, encoded by the exons ATGAGGACGATCGTTTCGCGTTTGATCCGATTCAAATCGTCTTTCGCTCAGACACG GTTCGTTTCTGCATCATACGGTGGCGGCGGGAGGTATCTCTCTACAGACTCTAACAAAATCGATGAGCCGTTTAGTGTGGAGGAAGCAGAGACTGTACATGTGCCTCCACCTCCTACTGAGAAG TTGCTTGTCCTTGGTGGAAATGGCTTTGTTGGATCACATGTATGTAAAGAAGCGTTAGATCGTGGCTTATCTGTCTCTAGCCTTAGCAG ATCAGGTAAGTCGTCTTTACAAGAGTCATGGGCTAGTAGAGTAACATGGCATCAAG gaAACCTTCTGTCATCTGATTCATTGAAAGATGCTCTTGATGGAGTGACTTCTGTG ATCTCTTGTGTTGGTGGTTTTGGTTCAAACTCGTATATGTATAAGATTAACGGGACTGCAAATATCAACGCAATTAGAGCTGCCTCAGAGAAAG GTGTGAAAAGATTTGTCTATATCTCTGCTGCTGATTTCGGTCTAGCCAACTACTTGTTGAGCGGATACTATGAGGGAAAG CGAGCTGCTGAGACCGAGCTGCTCACAAGATTTGCTTATGGAG GGATAGTCTTGCGGCCTGGTTTTATATATGGAACTCGCAGCGTTGGGAGCATGAAGATCCCATTGGGAGTCTTTGGCTCACCAATGGAGATG GTTCTTCAACAAGCAAAACCGCTGAACCAGCTCCCGTTAGTCGGACCTTTGTTCACACCTCCGGTGAATGTTGAATCGGTTGCAAAAGTTGCGGTTAGAGCAGCTACGGATCCAGTCTTCCCTCCAGGGATTGTAGATGTTCATGGAATACAACGTTACAGCCAACAGAAATCGAGATAA
- the LOC111202787 gene encoding histidine kinase 5 — MVCEMETDHQTEEMDVEVLSSMWPEDVGGTEPDNQFNVEKPAGDSDTLKEVDIAEKRTMADLKRLPDLLDTTDQGSSQLTNLVKQWEYMQDHAVRLLREELKILTKQREEAEAKELKIIEEHNFESEEPENVPVLDESSDLFRRFKEKKRDKLVGRKRIEIDEEFDTVAYWKQKALSLEKMLEASTERERRLIKKLNESLKTMESHSAPVEELTQNLKRAEGFLHFILQNAPIVMGHQDKDLRYLFIYNKFPTLREHDILGKTDVEIFHGGGVKESEDFKREVLEKGKASKREITFETDLFGSKTFLIYVEPVYNKAREKIGINYMGMEVTDQVRKREKMAKLREDNAVRKAMESELTKTIHITEETMRAKQMLATMSHEIRSPLSGVVGMAEILSTTKLDKEQRQLLNVMISSGDLVLQLINDILDLSKVESGVMKLEATKFRPREVVKHVLQTAAASLKKELTLEGNIADEVPILVVGDVLRIRQILTNLISNAIKFTHQGKVGIKLKVIPEPSFANGLELNADAEEQNGLTETETSVWIRCDVYDTGIGIPENALPCLFKKYMQASADHARKYGGTGLGLAICKQLVELMGGQLTVTSQVDLGSTFTFILPYKVATSNDHSDDQDEFSDMVDHQPEPDDSTEGYFQFKPLLGSIYSNGGPVIGNNFLPHKVMLPSPVKLINGQSEAVQVENGGYMDGPRHETRSGHCPESPHQYENGNGPCPSKESESCSSSQASSEMESEFTVSSPREEEKAETVVKETSKQPKILLVEDNKINIMVAKSMMKQLGYTFDIANNGVEAITAINGSSYDLVLMDVCMPVLDGLKATRLIRSYEQSGNWDAAVEAGVDIKTLEDKQLCVRSTNRLPIIAMTANTLSESSEECYANGMDSFISKPVTLQKLKECLKQYLH; from the exons ATGGTCTGCGAGATGGAGACTGATCATCAGACCGAAGAGATGGACGTCGAAGTCTTATCTTCCATGTGGCCAGAAGACGTCGGAGGAACCGAACCAGACAACCAGTTCAACGTCGAGAAACCCGCCGGCGATTCCGACACCTTAAAAGAAGTCGACATCGCCGAGAAACGCACCATGGCGGATTTAAAACGTTTACCTGACCTCCTTGACACGACAGACCAAGGCTCCTCTCAGCTCACCAACCTCGTGAAACAATGGGAGTATATGCAGGACCACGCGGTTAGGCTATTGCGAGAAGAGCTCAAGATTTTGACTAAGCAAAGAGAAGAAGCCGAGGCCAAGGAGCTTAAGATCATAGAGGAGCACAACTTCGAGAGCGAGGAGCCTGAGAACGTTCCGGTTTTGGATGAGAGTAGCGATCTTTTCCGCAGGtttaaggagaagaagagggATAAGTTGGTCGGTAGGAAGAGGATTGAGATCGATGAGGAGTTTGATACTGTTGCGTACTGGAAGCAGAAGGCGTTGAGCTTGGAGAAGATGCTTGAGGCGAGtactgagagagagaggaggttGATTAAGAAGTTGAATGAGAGTTTGAAGACTATGGAGAGTCACTCGGCACCGGTCGAAGAGTTGACTCAGAATCTTAAAAGAGCTGAAGGGTTCTTGCATTTTATTCTTCAGAATGCTCCTATTGTTATGGGTCATCAG gataAAGATCTACGCTACTTGTTCATCTACAATAAGTTTCCTACACTACGAGAACAT GACATATTGGGGAAAACAGACGTTGAGATATTCCATGGAGGTGGAGTTAAAGAATCCGAAGATTTCAAGAGAGAAGTTCTTGAAAAAGGAAAAGCTTCAAAGAGAGAGATCACATTCGAGACAGACTTGTTTGGTTCAAAGACTTTTTTGATATACGTTGAGCCTGTTTACAACAAAGCTCGCGAGAAAATCGGTATAAACTACATGGGAATGGAAGTAACTGATCAGGtgaggaagagagaaaaaatgGCTAAACTTAGAGAAGACAACGCGGTGAGAAAGGCAATGGAATCAGAACTGACCAAGACCATTCACATTACTGAGGAGACAATGAGAGCTAAGCAGATGCTGGCGACGATGTCTCATGAGATAAGATCACCATTGTCAGGAGTAGTGGGGATGGCTGAGATACTTTCTACTACAAAGCTGGATAAAGAGCAGAGACAGTTGTTGAATGTCATGATCTCTTCTGGTGATTTGGTGCTTCAGTTGATTAATGATATTCTTGATCTCTCCAAGGTTGAATCAG GTGTGATGAAGTTAGAAGCTACCAAGTTTAGGCCAAGAGAAGTAGTGAAGCATGTGCTTCAGACAGCTGCTGCATCTCTGAAGAAAGAACTGACATTAGAAGGGAACATTGCAGATGAAGTCCCTATCTTG gTAGTTGGAGATGTTCTAAGGATCCGGCAGATTCTCACCAACTTGATCAGCAATGCTATCAAGTTTACACATCAAGGAAAGGTTGGCATCAAACTCAAAGTGATACCAGAACCATCCTTTGCAAATGGTTTGGAGTTAAACGCAGACGCTGAAGAACAAAACGGTTTGACTGAGACTGAGACTTCGGTTTGGATTCGCTGCGATGTTTATGACACTGGAATTGGAATCCCAG AAAATGCTCTTCCTTGTTTGTTCAAGAAGTACATGCAAGCAAGCGCTGATCATGCCAGAAAATACGGTGGAACTGGTCTCGGTCTCGCCATTTGTAAACAGCTGGTAGAGCTAATGGGAGGTCAACTTACTGTGACGAGCCAAGTCGACTTAGGTTCAACGTTCACGTTCATATTACCCTATAAAGTTGCAACATCGAATGACCATTCGGATGATCAAGATGAGTTCTCTGATATGGTGGATCATCAACCCGAACCAGACGACTCAACCGAAGGATACTTCCAGTTTAAACCGCTTCTAGGATCTATATACTCTAATGGCGGACCGGTCATTGGCAATAACTTCTTACCTCATAAAGTTATGCTCCCTAGTCCTGTTAAGCTCATCAACGGTCAAAGCGAGGCTGTTCAGGTTGAAAACGGTGGTTATATGGATGGACCAAGACATGAAACCCGGTCTGGTCACTGTCCTGAATCACCTCATCAATATGAGAATGGGAATGGTCCATGTCCCTCTAAGGAAAGCGAGTCTTGTAGCAGTTCACAAGCTAGCTCAGAAATGGAGTCAGAGTTTACAGTTTCATCTCCTAGGGAAGAGGAGAAAGCTGAGACAGTGGTCAAAGAGACATCAAAGCAGCCAAAGATTCTGCTTGTGGAAGATAATAAAATCAACATCATGGTTGCCAAGTCGATGATGAAACAATTAGGCTATACCTTTGATATTGCTAATAATGGAGTTGAAGCTATAACTGCTATTAACGGTTCTAGCTACGATTTGGTACTCATG GATGTGTGCATGCCTGTACTGGATGGTTTAAAAGCTACAAGACTGATCCGTTCGTACGAACAATCTGGGAACTGGGATGCTGCAGTAGAAGCTGGAGTAGACATCAAGACACTGGAGGATAAGCAACTCTGTGTGCGTTCCACAAACCGGCTGCCTATAATCGCG atgaCGGCAAATACATTATCAGAGAGCTCAGAAGAATGTTATGCAAATGGTATGGACTCTTTTATTTCGAAACCTGTAACGTTGCAGAAACTAAAAGAGTGTCTAAAACAGTATCTGCATTGA
- the LOC111204240 gene encoding pentatricopeptide repeat-containing protein At5g10690-like — protein sequence MNRISALVTPLLPSSCSVPTRRRYPGRANRYTKRLNLKPLTSRIVLLTRRRQLDQIVEEVEAAKKRYGRLNTIVMNSVLEACVHCGDVDLALRLFDEMAEPGGCGVDSITYAIILKGLGKARRIDEAFQMMESIEKGTALGNPKLSSALVYGLLDSLINAGDLRRANGLLARYGTLLLEQGGPSILIYNLLMKGYINSGSPQAAVVLLDEMLRLGLEPDRPTYNTLIHACIKCSDLDAAMKFLKEMKEKAEEYYDDSLRPDVITYTTLVKGFGDAKDLTSLQEVYLEMKLCDSLFIDRTAFTAVVDALLKCGSTSGALCVFGEILKRSGDDVELRPKPHLYMSMMRAFAVQGDYGMVRNLYLRLWPDSSGRISKAVQQEADNLLMEAALNSGQLDEALGILTSIVRRWKAIPWTTSGGMAAVRLEALLGFSKSILRPHILSKVIPGEPIESIMVPFEATRPLLGTLQLKNVVMRFYKEQAVPIVDDWGSCIGLLHREDCNNLDASLVSMMRSPPPCVSTTTSIGRVVDLVLEKKHKMVIVIHCCGNGYSSKAVGAFTRAQLYRLFEPEQKLLWWM from the exons ATGAATCGAATTTCAGCTCTCGTGACTCCTCTCCTTCCTTCCTCCTGCTCCGTCCCGACGCGACGGCGCTACCCCGGCAGAGCGAATCGCTACACCAAACGTCTCAACCTCAAGCCTCTCACCTCGCGCATCGTGCTCCTCACGCGGCGTCGCCAGCTGGATCAGATAGTGGAGGAGGTGGAAGCGGCTAAGAAACGGTATGGGAGGCTGAACACGATCGTGATGAACTCCGTTTTGGAGGCTTGCGTTCACTGCGGAGATGTCGATTTGGCTTTACGGTTGTTCGATGAGATGGCGGAGCCTGGTGGATGCGGCGTTGATTCCATCACTTACGCCATTATCTTGAAG GGATTGGGAAAGGCTAGGAGGATTGATGAGGCGTTTCAAATGATGGAGTCTATAGAGAAAGGAACTGCTCTTGGGAATCCAAAGCTGTCATCGGCTCTTGTCTATGGGCTGCTTGACTCGCTGATCAATGCCG GAGATTTACGGCGTGCCAATGGTCTACTTGCACGATATGGAACTTTACTCCTAGAGCAGGGCGGCCCGTCTATTCTCATCTATAACTTGTTGATGAAG GGGTATATTAACTCAGGATCTCCACAAGCGGCAGTGGTTTTGCTGGATGAAATGTTACGACTTGGATTGGAGCCTGATAGACCAACTTACAATACTTTGATCCATGCCTGCATCAAATGTAGCGATTTGGATGCGGCGATGAAGTTTCTAAAGGAAATGAAG GAGAAAGCAGAGGAATACTACGATGATTCTCTTCGTCCAGATGTTATAACATACACCACTTTGGTGAAG GGATTTGGAGATGCGAAGGATCTGACATCGCTTCAAGAAGTATATCTGGAAATGAAATTGTGTGATAGCTTGTTCATTGACCGGACTGCATTTACAGCAGTCGTTGATGCTCTTCTAAAGTGTGGTTCAACGAGCG GGGCCCTTTGTGTCTTTGGTGAAATACTGAAGAGAAGCGGAGATGATGTAGAATTGAGACCAAAGCCGCACTTGTACATGTCTATGATGCGTGCGTTTGCTGTCCAAGGAGATTACGGCATGGTTAGAAACCTGTATCTTCGCCTATGGCCAGATTCTTCCGGAAGAATCTCCAAGGCTGTCCAACAAGAAGCTGATAATCTGCTGATGGAAGCAGCTCTCAATTCTGGTCAG CTCGATGAGGCCCTCGGGATTCTTACAAGTATTGTTAGAAGGTGGAAGGCAATACCTTGGACGACTAGTGGAGGCATG GCTGCTGTTCGCCTAGAAGCATTGTTAGGCTTTTCCAAGTCTATATTACGTCCACATATACTCAGTAAG GTGATACCGGGTGAACCAATAGAAAGTATTATGGTTCCATTTGAAGCCACTCGGCCATTGCTAGGCACACTGCAGCTGAAGAATGTGGTCATGCGGTTTTACAAGGAGCAAGCTGTACCAATTGTAGACGACTGGGGAAGCTGCATAGGCCTTTTGCATCGAGAGGATTGCAACAAT CTTGATGCGTCATTGGTATCAATGATGAGAAGCCCGCCTCCATGTGTGAGTACAACGACATCGATTGGTCGCGTGGTAGATCTAGTTTTGGAAAAGAAACATAAGATGGTTATAGTTATTCATTGTTGTGGGAACGGTTACAGCTCAAAGGCAGTAGGAGCTTTTACAAGAGCACAGTTGTATCGGTTGTTTGAACCAGAGCAAAAGCTGCTCTGGTGGATGTAA
- the LOC106383249 gene encoding nucleolin-like produces the protein MMATKSSTGKTKPDNQNLTRSRSLGRKPKPEANADGSGRKPVEKSLPNYLKPTISSRPDPVKFSKKNNAVEDKLLRRRSFDRPPSPSQKFLNTSPLVRPRDRPVVPREKSVTGLRSASFHGSGSSRGGLRGSSLVASRGSPGVKKSGLSGASSSKSKKEGSENVPKKSSPVAPPLENEEEIIKVETHVQVSDHREEGKAQVAQLDESEEEKIHPMDVSTEEDKTEEHKEPENNSEDKEDVEKKVDDDEENKKTVVTQDMKEAADIEETKEEEEAEVKEGTTETKAQVPEEVTTKEVVQGKKESPTAYNDVIASKLQESSRKNKVLALAGAFQTVIDYETAASK, from the coding sequence ATGATGGCAACGAAGTCTAGTACAGGGAAAACGAAACCTGACAACCAAAACCTCACCAGGTCAAGATCTCTTGGCAGAAAGCCAAAGCCTGAAGCGAACGCAGATGGGTCTGGTCGGAAACCAGTTGAGAAGTCTTTACCCAATTACCTGAAACCAACAATAAGCTCAAGACCAGACCCGGTCAAGTTCTCGAAGAAGAACAACGCTGTAGAAGACAAGCTTCTTCGTAGACGATCCTTTGATCGTCCTCCTTCACCATCCCAGAAATTTCTCAATACCTCTCCTCTTGTACGCCCACGAGATAGACCCGTTGTTCCAAGAGAGAAGTCTGTCACTGGTCTGCGCTCTGCATCTTTCCACGGAAGCGGAAGCAGCAGAGGTGGTCTCAGAGGAAGCAGTTTGGTGGCGTCGAGAGGATCTCCGGGGGTAAAGAAGAGTGGTTTAAGCGGTGCTAGTTCTTCCAAGAGCAAAAAGGAAGGTTCTGAGAATGTTCCAAAGAAATCTTCTCCTGTTGCGCCTCCTCTCGAGAATGAAGAGGAGATTATCAAGGTTGAGACCCATGTACAAGTTTCTGATCACAGAGAAGAAGGTAAAGCACAGGTTGCACAACTCGATGAATCTGAGGAAGAGAAGATCCATCCAATGGATGTCTCCACAGAAGAGGATAAAACGGAAGAGCATAAAGAACCAGAGAACAACAGTGAAGACAAGGAAGACGTTGAAAAGAaggttgatgatgatgaggagaaTAAGAAGACAGTTGTTACTCAAGATATGAAAGAAGCTGCGGATATCGAAGAAActaaggaagaggaagaagcagaagtaaaagAAGGAACAACAGAAACAAAGGCTCAAGTACCAGAGGAAGTAACAACGAAGGAAGTGGTGCAAGGGAAGAAGGAATCTCCAACAGCCTACAACGATGTAATAGCAAGTAAGTTGCAAGAGAGCTCTAGAAAGAACAAGGTCTTGGCTCTTGCTGGAGCCTTTCAAACCGTTATTGACTATGAAACTGCTGCTTCTAAGTGA